The Mycobacterium seoulense genome has a window encoding:
- a CDS encoding DUF6036 family nucleotidyltransferase, which yields MRRDQLEHAIRTACQIAGLTEVIIVGSQAILGTYTEDQLPFYATRSAEIDVLPIADNTGEITRLADEIEGAAGEFSPFEQLHGFSIDAVDLQTSTLPGGWRDRLVKVQNENTAAPSGEPQFIGWCLDKEDLCVAKLCALREKDLNFVDALITADLVDPQVIATRLATVPERFGRASQRAAAWLAHRTNSVE from the coding sequence ATGCGGCGCGACCAGCTTGAGCACGCTATCCGGACTGCCTGCCAAATCGCGGGCCTGACTGAAGTGATCATCGTCGGCTCCCAAGCGATCCTCGGCACCTACACCGAAGATCAGCTGCCCTTCTACGCCACCAGATCGGCGGAAATCGACGTTCTCCCGATCGCCGACAACACCGGTGAAATCACCCGTCTCGCAGACGAAATCGAAGGAGCAGCGGGCGAATTCTCCCCATTTGAGCAGCTTCACGGCTTCAGTATCGACGCCGTAGACCTGCAGACCTCGACACTGCCCGGCGGATGGCGCGATCGACTGGTCAAGGTCCAGAACGAGAACACCGCCGCCCCATCGGGCGAACCTCAATTCATCGGATGGTGCCTCGACAAGGAAGACCTGTGTGTTGCGAAATTGTGTGCTCTCCGAGAGAAGGACTTGAACTTCGTCGACGCACTGATCACTGCTGATCTTGTTGACCCGCAAGTGATCGCAACGCGCCTCGCGACCGTACCCGAACGCTTTGGGAGAGCCTCCCAACGCGCAGCCGCCTGGCTCGCTCACCGCACAAACAGCGTTGAGTAG
- a CDS encoding virulence factor Mce family protein: protein MRNRYVKLGVAIALAVVLVGGIVTVVGLATGIGHTQVVGYFADSTGLYAGDDVVILGVRVGRVEKIEPQPSRVKITFWYDDKYKVPADAKAVIIAPSLVTPRAIQLTPAYTGGPTMADHATIPQDRTAVPVEYDDFRQQLQKLTETLQPAKPGGTSTLGAFVNTAADNLRGQGPDIRSTLIKLSQAISALGDHSDDLFSTFKNLSILVSALHDSSDLLRQLNQNLAAVTGLLASDPDAVGNAVRDLNDVAGDVRDFVADNRETLGTASDKLASVTTAVNQSLDDIKQVLHVAPTAFQNFLNIYNPAQGSLTGILDVNQFANTIQFLCAAVEAASRKNSKESAKLCVQYLAPIIKNRQINFLPLGENLFVGATARPNEITYSEDWLRPDYVPPPPPGAPAPAAAPPQESATDAPAAPPPAAPVQTPDPAAGLRGMMVPSGGGQ, encoded by the coding sequence GTGAGGAACCGTTACGTCAAGCTCGGCGTGGCCATCGCACTTGCGGTCGTCCTTGTCGGCGGCATTGTCACCGTCGTCGGATTGGCGACCGGCATCGGCCATACGCAAGTCGTCGGCTATTTTGCGGACAGCACCGGCCTCTACGCCGGGGACGACGTCGTTATCCTCGGCGTGCGCGTGGGCAGGGTCGAGAAGATCGAACCGCAACCCAGCCGCGTCAAGATCACCTTCTGGTATGACGACAAATACAAGGTGCCCGCCGACGCCAAAGCCGTGATCATCGCGCCGTCACTGGTGACACCGCGAGCCATCCAGCTGACGCCCGCCTACACGGGCGGGCCGACTATGGCCGATCACGCGACAATCCCGCAGGACCGCACCGCCGTTCCGGTCGAATACGACGATTTTCGCCAGCAGCTACAAAAACTGACTGAGACACTCCAGCCCGCCAAGCCAGGCGGAACCAGCACCTTGGGGGCGTTCGTCAACACCGCGGCCGACAACCTGCGCGGCCAGGGGCCGGATATCCGTAGCACGCTCATCAAGCTGTCGCAGGCGATTTCCGCGCTCGGCGATCACAGCGACGACCTGTTCAGCACCTTCAAAAACCTGTCCATCCTGGTCTCCGCCCTGCACGACAGCAGCGACCTGCTGCGGCAACTGAACCAAAACCTGGCCGCGGTGACCGGCTTGTTGGCCAGCGACCCCGACGCCGTCGGCAACGCGGTCCGCGACCTCAACGACGTGGCCGGCGACGTCAGAGACTTCGTCGCCGACAACCGAGAGACGCTGGGCACCGCGTCGGACAAGCTGGCGTCGGTGACCACGGCGGTGAACCAGAGTCTCGACGACATCAAACAGGTGTTGCATGTCGCCCCGACCGCGTTCCAGAACTTCCTGAACATCTACAACCCCGCGCAGGGCTCGTTGACCGGCATCCTGGACGTCAACCAATTCGCCAACACGATCCAATTCCTGTGCGCCGCGGTCGAAGCCGCGTCGCGCAAAAACTCCAAGGAGTCGGCCAAGCTGTGCGTGCAGTACCTGGCGCCCATCATCAAAAACCGCCAGATCAACTTCCTCCCGCTGGGGGAAAACCTCTTCGTCGGCGCCACCGCGCGGCCGAACGAAATCACCTACAGCGAGGACTGGCTGCGGCCCGACTACGTTCCCCCGCCACCTCCGGGAGCGCCCGCACCGGCCGCCGCGCCGCCGCAGGAAAGCGCAACAGACGCGCCGGCCGCGCCACCGCCGGCCGCGCCGGTGCAGACCCCAGATCCGGCCGCCGGCTTGCGCGGAATGATGGTGCCGTCCGGGGGTGGACAATGA
- a CDS encoding Mce protein → MAKHADAAQDELSATGRPSTSAATPGQSDGDSTQLPNRITSKDENAEAGVAPDESDAADDYDTAVDEDVDDASEDAAPPKKRATPVRLAAALGLVTVVALGAVAGWFGYRGYQSRQAQQQRELLVQVGRQGALNLTTIDWHHADADVQRILDSATGQFYDDFSQRSKPFVDVVKKAQSTSVGTITDAGLESQSGDEAQVLVAVSVKTSNAVAAEQDPRHWRMRITVQKVGGGAKVSNVGFVP, encoded by the coding sequence ATGGCAAAGCATGCTGATGCCGCCCAAGACGAACTGAGCGCGACAGGCCGTCCGTCTACGTCCGCGGCGACGCCGGGGCAGAGCGACGGCGATTCAACGCAATTGCCCAACAGGATCACCTCGAAAGACGAGAACGCCGAGGCGGGAGTCGCCCCGGACGAATCCGATGCGGCCGACGACTATGACACTGCCGTCGATGAAGACGTCGACGACGCTTCCGAAGACGCTGCGCCGCCTAAAAAGCGGGCCACGCCGGTGCGGCTGGCAGCGGCGTTGGGTTTGGTGACGGTCGTGGCCTTGGGCGCGGTGGCCGGATGGTTCGGGTATCGGGGATATCAGTCACGTCAGGCCCAACAGCAACGCGAGCTGCTGGTTCAGGTCGGGCGGCAAGGCGCGCTGAACCTGACCACAATCGACTGGCACCACGCCGACGCTGACGTCCAGCGCATCCTGGACTCCGCGACGGGTCAGTTCTACGACGATTTCTCCCAGCGATCAAAACCTTTCGTTGATGTGGTCAAGAAGGCGCAGTCCACGTCGGTGGGGACAATCACCGACGCGGGTCTCGAGTCGCAATCGGGCGACGAAGCCCAGGTTCTGGTGGCTGTATCCGTTAAGACCTCGAATGCCGTTGCGGCCGAACAGGATCCGCGGCATTGGCGAATGCGGATAACGGTGCAGAAGGTCGGCGGTGGCGCAAAAGTCTCCAATGTCGGATTTGTACCGTGA
- a CDS encoding DUF5709 domain-containing protein produces MSAHYETGPAAGEYSVEDDNQLQPEDTLVDRGVDDILDEGYSPPEHPYARGAFGPAETMDQILAEEEPDPASRINVVLDEDDQRRSDASERDAEFPERREVGSARAGRLIAPDLGFGEDADEELFATDVGISGGAASAEEAAMHVIDEED; encoded by the coding sequence ATGAGTGCTCACTACGAGACCGGCCCCGCGGCCGGCGAATACAGCGTCGAGGATGACAACCAACTTCAGCCGGAGGACACCCTGGTGGATCGCGGCGTGGACGACATCCTCGACGAGGGATACTCACCGCCCGAGCACCCTTACGCGCGCGGCGCATTCGGCCCGGCCGAGACCATGGACCAGATTCTCGCGGAGGAAGAGCCAGATCCTGCGTCGCGAATCAACGTCGTCCTCGACGAGGACGACCAGCGGCGCAGCGACGCCTCCGAGCGGGACGCCGAATTTCCGGAACGGCGCGAGGTGGGCAGCGCACGAGCCGGCCGGCTTATCGCGCCGGACTTGGGTTTTGGCGAAGATGCCGACGAGGAGCTGTTCGCCACGGACGTCGGAATCAGCGGAGGCGCGGCGTCCGCCGAGGAAGCCGCCATGCACGTCATCGACGAGGAAGATTAA
- a CDS encoding virulence factor Mce family protein produces the protein MSRAPRYRMAAGLVTALALVLSGCGFHGANSFKLPGTKGGGPGSYTVKAEMSDIQNLQRNSRVRVNDVTVGTVTDIELQGWHALVTMSIEGGVDLPANATATIGQTSLLGSVHLELAPPTGVPPLGKLKNGSFIPLSSAGGYPSTERTLAALSLVLNGGGLGQVQDITKALSTAFTGREQDLRSLLGQLDKFVGYLNDQKDDIIAATDSLNNLAGQFADEKPVIDKALKTIPDALTALKDDREDLANALGDLSRFGALAADSVNKTKQSLVQELNDLGPVLQSLGDAGVSLTRSLGLFGTFPFPKDTLSKWLRGDYANLTGIFDLTLSRLDSGLFTGTRFECNLSELELQWGRTIGQLPSPCMAGSQYNPGNPLVVPYHFNQGP, from the coding sequence ATGAGCCGGGCACCACGGTATCGCATGGCCGCGGGCCTGGTGACGGCACTTGCGCTGGTGCTATCGGGCTGCGGCTTCCACGGGGCGAACTCGTTCAAGCTGCCGGGAACCAAGGGCGGCGGGCCCGGTTCGTACACCGTTAAAGCAGAGATGTCCGACATTCAAAACCTGCAGCGGAACTCCCGCGTCCGGGTCAATGACGTCACCGTCGGCACCGTGACCGACATCGAACTGCAGGGCTGGCACGCGTTGGTCACGATGAGCATCGAAGGCGGCGTGGACCTCCCGGCCAACGCGACGGCCACGATCGGCCAGACCAGCCTGCTGGGCTCGGTACACCTCGAATTGGCGCCACCCACTGGGGTGCCGCCCCTGGGCAAGCTCAAAAATGGGTCGTTTATACCGCTGTCCTCGGCGGGCGGATATCCGTCAACCGAACGCACGCTGGCGGCGCTTTCCCTGGTGCTCAACGGCGGCGGCCTAGGGCAGGTCCAGGACATCACCAAGGCGCTGAGCACCGCGTTCACCGGTCGCGAGCAGGACCTGAGAAGCCTGCTCGGCCAGCTCGACAAGTTCGTCGGCTACCTCAACGACCAAAAGGACGACATCATCGCCGCGACGGACAGCCTGAACAACCTGGCCGGTCAATTCGCCGACGAAAAACCGGTGATCGACAAGGCGCTGAAGACGATCCCGGACGCGTTGACGGCGCTGAAGGACGATCGGGAGGACCTTGCCAACGCGCTGGGTGACCTGAGCCGATTCGGTGCGCTTGCCGCCGACTCGGTCAACAAGACCAAGCAAAGCCTCGTGCAGGAACTTAACGACCTCGGCCCGGTGCTGCAGTCACTGGGCGACGCGGGGGTGTCCTTGACCCGTTCGCTGGGCCTCTTCGGCACCTTCCCGTTCCCCAAGGACACGCTGAGCAAATGGCTGCGCGGTGACTACGCAAACCTGACCGGCATCTTCGACTTGACCCTGAGCCGGCTGGACTCGGGGTTGTTCACCGGCACCCGGTTTGAGTGCAACCTGAGCGAGCTGGAGCTTCAGTGGGGCCGCACCATCGGCCAGCTGCCCAGCCCCTGCATGGCGGGAAGCCAGTACAACCCCGGTAACCCGTTGGTCGTGCCTTACCACTTCAACCAGGGGCCGTGA
- a CDS encoding helix-turn-helix domain-containing protein, with protein sequence MSGRSDVLRTVMHETGTTQSELSRLSGVHQPSISQFLSDKVELSDEQLDRLLSCMGYRLEITRQPVTPKLTRSERRSWKLHRELARHLRRSTLTQWQPAIEHNLRRLRSGVTGQPHMRNLDRWESLMRSGDVPGLHRVLTGLSRDCIEMREVSPMGGLLRDEERIRVLRTVR encoded by the coding sequence ATGAGCGGTCGGAGTGACGTATTGCGGACGGTGATGCACGAAACAGGCACCACCCAGTCCGAGTTGTCTCGGCTCAGCGGTGTGCACCAGCCGAGCATCAGCCAGTTCCTCTCCGACAAGGTTGAACTCAGCGATGAGCAGCTCGACCGACTGCTGTCCTGTATGGGGTACCGACTCGAAATCACCCGCCAGCCGGTCACTCCCAAGCTGACACGTTCCGAACGCCGCTCGTGGAAACTGCACCGCGAGCTGGCCAGGCACCTGAGGCGGTCGACTCTCACACAATGGCAACCCGCGATCGAGCACAACCTGCGACGATTGCGGTCCGGCGTCACCGGCCAGCCACACATGAGAAACCTCGACCGCTGGGAATCACTCATGAGAAGCGGCGACGTACCCGGCCTTCATCGCGTCCTTACTGGACTCAGCCGCGATTGCATCGAGATGCGCGAAGTCTCACCGATGGGTGGACTGCTCCGCGATGAGGAGCGCATCCGCGTTTTGCGCACGGTGCGCTGA
- a CDS encoding MCE family protein, which translates to MLNRLPRRVKLQLAVFATVSTAAAAIIFFAYMQIPTFFFGIDRYEVTVKLPQAGGLYAGGNVTYHGVEVGRVQAVRLTDSGAEAVLRMDSDFHIPADSGAQVHSVSAIGEQYVELLPRSTAGPPLKDGDVIPVDRTYVPPDINSLLAATNRGLNAIPRDNLKTVVDESYVAVGGLGPELSRLVKGTTALSIDARKNLDALVNLIDNSKPLLDSQIDSSDGIQAWASHLAAITSQLRNNDSSVAGLLHKGGPAAAEARDLFDRLNPTLPIVLANLVSVGQVGVTYRDNLESLLVELPQGAADIQAIGVANKDTKQPYRAPFLSFKLNLNWPPPCTTGFLPAQQQRAPSYEDYPDVPKGDFYCRVPQDSQLNVRGAHNLPCETRPGKRAPTVKMCESDETYVPLNDGWNWKGDPNATFSGQGVPQFRPGEEPAGQVPAPSPPGPEPPPIAAVQYDPATGMYVGPDGRMYTQRDLARGATKEQTWQSMLMPPKTN; encoded by the coding sequence ATGCTGAACCGACTCCCCCGACGCGTCAAACTCCAGCTGGCGGTTTTCGCGACGGTCAGCACCGCCGCGGCCGCCATCATTTTTTTCGCCTACATGCAGATACCGACCTTCTTTTTCGGGATCGATCGGTATGAGGTCACGGTCAAACTGCCGCAGGCGGGTGGCCTGTATGCCGGCGGGAATGTCACCTACCACGGGGTCGAAGTCGGTCGGGTGCAGGCCGTGCGCCTGACCGATAGCGGCGCCGAGGCGGTGCTGCGGATGGACTCGGATTTCCATATTCCGGCCGATTCCGGCGCCCAGGTGCATAGCGTGTCGGCGATCGGCGAGCAGTACGTCGAACTGCTGCCCCGCAGCACGGCCGGGCCGCCACTGAAAGACGGTGACGTGATACCGGTCGACCGCACGTATGTCCCGCCGGACATCAATTCGCTGTTGGCGGCCACCAACCGCGGACTGAACGCGATCCCACGGGACAACCTGAAAACGGTGGTCGACGAGTCGTATGTCGCAGTCGGCGGGCTCGGGCCGGAACTTTCCCGGCTGGTGAAAGGGACGACTGCGCTGTCGATCGACGCCCGAAAGAACCTGGACGCACTGGTCAATCTGATCGACAACTCCAAGCCGCTGCTCGACAGTCAGATCGACTCATCGGACGGAATCCAGGCGTGGGCCTCACACCTGGCGGCGATCACCTCGCAGTTGCGCAACAACGACTCCTCGGTTGCGGGCCTGCTGCATAAGGGTGGCCCAGCCGCCGCCGAGGCACGCGATTTGTTCGACCGGCTGAACCCCACCTTGCCGATCGTCCTGGCCAACTTGGTCAGTGTCGGGCAGGTAGGCGTCACCTACCGCGACAATCTGGAATCCCTTCTGGTGGAGCTGCCACAGGGGGCCGCCGACATCCAGGCGATCGGCGTGGCCAACAAAGACACCAAGCAGCCCTACCGCGCCCCCTTTCTGAGCTTCAAGCTAAACCTCAACTGGCCGCCGCCGTGCACGACGGGATTCCTGCCGGCCCAGCAGCAGCGGGCGCCCAGTTACGAGGACTACCCGGATGTCCCGAAGGGGGATTTCTACTGCCGGGTGCCACAAGACTCGCAGCTCAACGTGCGTGGCGCACACAATCTGCCGTGTGAGACCCGGCCCGGCAAGCGGGCGCCTACCGTCAAGATGTGCGAGAGCGACGAGACGTACGTTCCGCTGAACGACGGCTGGAACTGGAAGGGTGATCCGAACGCTACATTTTCCGGCCAAGGTGTCCCGCAGTTCAGGCCGGGGGAGGAACCAGCGGGGCAGGTCCCCGCACCGTCGCCGCCCGGTCCGGAACCACCGCCGATCGCAGCCGTCCAGTACGACCCAGCCACGGGCATGTACGTGGGACCCGACGGGCGTATGTACACACAACGAGACCTGGCCCGTGGTGCCACAAAGGAGCAAACATGGCAAAGCATGCTGATGCCGCCCAAGACGAACTGA